The Acidobacteriaceae bacterium nucleotide sequence GTGGAGAGATGCCCTAGCCAATGAGTACTCCGATTCAAATTGCCGTTGTCGGTTCTGGTTACGTCGGTCTTGTCGCCGCCGTTTGTTTTGCTGAAATGGGTCACAACGTCGTTTGTGTCGATAACGACCAGCGCAAGGTGGATGCATTGCGCGGTGGCGATACGTTGATTCATGAGGAGCACCTTCCTGGGTTGCTTCGTCGTCACGGCAACAAAGGCGTGACATTTACAACTGATCTGGCGGAAGCGACGCAGAATGCCGCAGCTATCTTTATCGCTGTGGGTACCCCGCAGTCGGAGACCGGCGATGCAGATCTGTCGTATGTCGAGGCTGTTGCCAGCGAAATTGCTCGTCACATGAACAGCTATAAGGTGATCGTAGAAAAGAGCACCGTGCCTGTTTACACCAACGAGTGGATTCGTCGCGTCATCGAGCGCAATGGTGTTCCGCGCGAGATGTTCGATGTGGTGTCCAACCCTGAGTTCCTGCGTGAAGGCACGGCTGTCGAAGACTTTCTGCATCCCGATCGCATTGTTGTGGGCGCAGACTCGGAACGCGCTGCCGCTGTTCTGGGAAGCATCTATGCTCCTCTTACAGATGGCAGCTACTACAAGGCCGCTGAGCCGATTCCCGGTGTTTGTAGCCAGGAGTCACCGGCGCCGATCCTCTTCACGTCGACGAAGAGTGCAGAGATCATCAAGCATGCTTCGAATGCGTTCCTTGCACTGAAGATTTCGTTCATCAATGCTGTCTCCAACCTTTGCGAAGCAGCTGACGCCAACGTGGAGCAGGTCGCTCATGGCATTGGCCTCGACTCCCGCATTGGTCCGAAGTTCCTGCGCCCGGGCATTGGCTACGGTGGCTCCTGCTTCCCGAAGGATGTGGCCGCGTTCCGCTCGGTGGCTGATCAGATGGGCGTGGATTTCAGCCTTCTTACGGAGGTTGAGCGTATTAACGTCTCGCAGAAGAAGCGCTTCCTCGCGAAGGTTCGCTCTGCGTTGTGGACGCTTCGTGGCAAGCGCCTCGGCGTGCTCGGACTCGCGTTCAAGGGCGAGACGGACGACATTCGTGAGAGCCCGGCTATCGATCTCTGCGAGATGCTGCTGAGCGAAGGCTGCCAGATTGTGGCCTATGACCCTGCGGCGATGGATCGTGCCAAGGAAGAGTTGAAGCCGAGCGCGCAGATGTCTTATGTAGGCAGCATCCAAGAAGCGGCCACCGATGCGGATGCTCTGCTGATCCTTACGGACTGGTCAGAGTTCAAGACTGTCGACCTGGATATGCTGCAGAAGTCGTTGCGTTACCCGATCGTCATTGACGGGCGCAATCTTTTTGAACCGCGGACGATGGCTGAGGCCGGTTTCACGTATTTGAGCGTGGGGCGTCCCGCCGCAAATCCTTTCCGTGAACGCACGAAGGCCTAGGCCTTCGTGCCTTGGTCTCTTGGGAGAATTCATTTGAGTCAACCGCTGATTCTGGTTACGGGAGCCGCAGGCTTCCTGGGATCGCATCTGTGCGATGTACTGCTGGCCGAAGGGAACGATGTTCTCGGAGTGGACAACCTTGCCACAGGTAGCCTCGCCAATCTGGAGCACGTGAAGAACGAGGCACGTTTTCGTTTTGAGCAGGCTGACATCTGTCAGCCGTTCGACTACGGTCACGTGGATTATGTCTTCAACCTGGCTTCGCCGGCCAGCCCTGTCGACTACATGCGTCTCGGGATCGAGACGTTGCAGGTCGGCTCGGCGGGTACGATCAACACGCTCGAAGTCGCAAAGAAGTACGGCGCAGGCTATCTGCATGCGTCGACTTCGGAGTGCTATGGCGACCCGGAAGTTCATCCGCAGGTAGAGAGCTACTGGGGCAATGTGAATCCGATCGGACCGCGGTCGGTGTATGACGAAGCGAAGCGCTTCTCTGAAGCTGCTGTGACGGCGTACAACCGCTATCACAACGTCAACACGCACCTCGTACGTATCTTCAATACGTACGGCCCGCGTTTGCAGGCTAACGATGGCCGTGTCATCTCGAACTTCATGATGCAGGCTCTTCGTGGCGTGCCGTTGACGATTTACGGCGATGGTAAACAGACTCGTTCGTTCTGCTACGTCTCGGATCTTGTTGCGGGCATTGTGGCTCTGTCGAAGAGTGCGGAGCACCTGCCGACGAACATCGGCAACCCCGGTGAGTTCACCATGATCGAGTGCGCGCAGGAAGTCCTTGCGCTTACCGGATCGAAGAGCGAGCTGACCTTCCAGCCGCTGCCTCAGGATGACCCCAAGCAGCGCAAGCCGGATATTACTAAAGCGAAGAGCCTGCTTGGTTGGGAGCCTAAGGTTCCTCTGCGTGAGGGCCTTGCGAAGAGCCTGGATTACTTCAAGGCATGTGTTGCTCGCGAAGCTGACGCAAAGTAAGCTTCACCTCCAACGACAAGGGCCGCAGAGATTTCTCTGTGGCCCTTGTCGTTGGAGGCTGTTCGGAGTGCTTATCGCAGCTTTCCGTCCATCCCCGTCTTTCTTAGTTTCGGGTACCAGGTGAACTGTGCTGCCACAATGAAGTTGTTCTGTTGATTCGGCTTGTAGAGCGCGGTGCCGGTATAAGGAATGGCCGCGCCAGGATTGGTGGATTGATACACCGGTGCCTTCCAGCGTTCGTATTGCACCCATCCATCCAGCTCGAGATTGTGGCCCAGGCGCTTTACGACTTCGCCTTTTATCTGGCTCTGCGTTACGCCGCCAGAGATAAAGTCTTTCGGCGCCTGCTTGGTCATATACATCATCTGGACCCACTCATTGCCGCTCAGATGGTAGGTCAGCCATGCCTGGCCGCCCTTCGCTTCACGGCCAACCCAGTCACCCATGATGAAGCCTTTGTTCGTGTATCCCTGCAGTTGGACAATCTCGTAGTAGTTGAACTGTCCACCTTGCGACCGCAGTGTCGAGGTGTCGGTTGATGTTGCTTCCACGCGCAGATCAAGCCTTGGAATGCCTGGTACATGCGAGAGGTAGATGCCTGGCCGATAGGCCGCACGCCGCGGCGCGGAGATGGGGGTCACGTCATCATGCGCGATCGTATCGACGTACAACGTCATGGAGTGGCGCAGAAACGGCAACCGATAGCTGAAGTTGAACGTCGAGTAACGAGCACCCGGATCGTTCCGTGAGTACTTCTCTGCGGATGTTGTGTCATTGATATCGAAGAAGCTCTTCAGGAACGTGTGAATCGTAATGGGGGAATGGCCTTTGCCGCCCCAGATCACCGTACGTTCAAAGCCGAACTGAAAGTTGGACGAGGGTTGGAACTCAAACATCTCTGCATGGACCCACGGATCATTTGGTGAGGTGTGTCCCTTGAGCGATCCGACAAAAAAGTCATAGCGCAGTGGCCCCAGCACATGCTTGATCAACGGGATGTACATTGGCTCGACGCGGTTAATGCGGAAAGAATAGATGTTTTCTGCATTGTTAGACCACGCCATGGCTCCGCCGTAACCCGGCCCCATCCATGCATCCGTTTTGCCAAACGAAATTTCATGCCCTGCTGCATGGAATGAAATAGCTGCTTCCTGCAGACGGAAATTATTCTGAGAGCCGGTATTGCCGTAGGGAATCGTGTCCTGAACATAGGTTGCCGGCATAGGGCAGCCCGTCACATAGTCGTTGCAGGAGAGTTGGCTCGCGACAGCGTAGGAGTATCCGGGAATGGACGGTGCGTGCTGATACTCACCGCGCACATGCAGCGAGAAGCGCCACCACTCGTTGGTCGTAGAAAATCCGGTAACGTTGTTGAAGCCTTCGCCATAGGGGCGACCGTAGTCGTTGTACTGTGATTGCCCAAGGTGATAGCTGTCGCGAAGAGTCAGGCCGTTGATGCCGGAGAGTCGCGTGTAGAACTTATCGACGCCATAAGTCGCGCCCCAGTTCTCTTGTCGATCGGCTTCGTCGGCTAGATACTCTTTGAGCTTTGCCAGGATTTCGATCGCTTGCTCATTCTGTTCGCTCATCACCTTTGGTTCGGTGAGCTGCAGCATGTGTAGCAGGGAACGCCGCGTCCACGGGCGCATGGCAAGAAACGCTGTGTCCAGGTAGCCCAGGGAGTAGAGGCGCATGGCCATCGGGTACACGGGCGAGTCGACAGGGATGTACGCGCTACCGAGGTGATCCTCGGTCGTTGGAGGAAGTGGCGCGTACGGCGCGACGGAAGGCACTGTGGAAGCCGGGATCGGTTGCGGAACCGCTGCCTGTGCAGGTGCCTGCTGCACGTCGTTCTGCACTGGCTGGCCTTTCGGGGAGGCATAGCCGGGCAGATAGGGCGCAGGGACTTCCTTCGTTGTGGACGAGGTGGGAACGCTCGCAACAGGAGGGGCTGGCGGGGTAGCGGGAGCCTGAGCCGCGGCGAGCGTCGCGGCGACAAAAGGAAGCCCAGAAAATGCACAGAGGCGCGCATACCGGCGGAGAGAATGCCCAAAGGCTGACATGCTCTCAGTGTACCTGCGCGAAGTTACTGAGGCCGTGAGATGTTGCGTGCCGCAAGGTACCGCTTCAAACGTCCCAAAGGTGTTTGCGATGGCGTCAACTTTGTGGCTGCTGGCGTGACCACGGCCCAGATTACGCAAGGACCGAGCGTTGTGCGGCCGCGCAGTGTAGCTTCCTGCATGGCTCGATACATCGCCACGGCATCGTCGCCGTCCACCGTGAGAATCGGCATCTGCAGCTTGCGGCAGAGCGTTTCCAGCGCGGGCCACGTCAACGCCTTGCTGGCTGCTTTGCCTCGGCCTGCGGTGGCGTCAACGACGCAAAGCACGAACGGCAGGCGTTCCGTCTGCGCGATCGTCAGCGCATCCTCCCAGCCTTGCGCCTTCTCGCCTGCGGTCGTGTAGGCGAGCGCAATGCGGTCGCCAGTCAGTTGCAGGCCGCGCGCTGTAGCGGCTGCCAATGGCAGTCGCGTGGCCTCGTCGGCATAGCTTGCGGGGCTTTTGCGTGCAGGTCCAAGCAGCTCTGCCGGCTTGTCGCTCAGCGGCGACGAAAGATAGTCGCCTGCTTCCAGATGAATGGTCGTCGCGGCCAGTACGGCTTCGCGGCCAAACGGTGTGCGCTGCTTTTTCTCAAGCACGCGTGCGCGGGACAGAATGGTGAAAAGCTCCTGGAGCTTGCGGTGGGGAAGCAGCGGATTTTCAGCCAAGCGAAGCGACTCCTGCGACGTACGAGATGATGTGCCTAGAGTACACGTTCCCGGGCAAAGGAAAAGCCGCTTGCGAAGAAGCGGCTTTTCCTGCGGGCAATGAATCAGGCTAGGCTTTGGCTGCGCCGGACCATTCCGTGTTGATGTTCAGTTCGGCAAACGCTTTCTCGGCAACCTTGGGCTTCACGACGCCTTCGCGAACCAGCTTCGAGAGCGAAGCGGCCACGATCGACGGAGCATCCACCTCAAAGTGGCGGCGGAGGTTTTCGCGGTTGTCCGAGCGGCCGAAGCCGTCCGTGCCCAGCGTAACCAGGCGCGAGCCAAGCCACGGAGCAAGCCCGTCGGGCATCGACTTCATGTAGTCGCTCGCGGCCACGATCGGCCCCTTGGCTTCGCCAAGAGCTTCGACGATGTACGGCTTCTTCTCCGCAGCCGCCGGGTGCAGGCGGTTCCAGCGCTCGGTGTCGAGCGCATTGCGGCGAAGCTCGTTGTAGCTTGTCACCGACCATACGTCGGCCGCGATGCCGTACTTCTCCGCAAGAATTTCCTGCGCCTTCAGCACCTCGTTCAGGATCGGGCCTGCACCGAAGAGCTGCATCTGCGCGGGCTTGTCCGCAGCCTTGAACTTGTAGATGCCGCGCAGAATGCCTTCGCGGAGCTTGCCGTCAGCGTCCTCGGGCATTGCCGGGTTGATGTAATCCTCGTTGTACATCGTGATGTAGAAGAAGCAGTTTTCGCTGTTCTCATACATCCGCTTCATGCCGTCCTGCACGATGACGGCGAGTTCGTAGACATATGCCGGATCGTAGGTGACGCAGGTAGGAATCGTGCCTGCGAGCACATGCGAGTGGCCGTCCTGATGCTGCAGGCCTTCGCCGAGCATCGTCGTACGGCCCGCGGTGCCACCCATCAGGAAGCCCTTGCCGCGCGAGTCTGCAAACGCCCAGGCCATGTCGCCGATGCGCTGGAAGCCGAACATCGAGTAGTACAGGTAGAACGGCACCATCGGAATCTTGTAGTTGGTGTACGCCGTTCCGGCAGCGGTGAAGCTCGCCATCGAACCAGCTTCCGTGATGCCTTCTTCCAGAATCTGGCCGTTCTTTTTCTCGTTGTAGCCGAGCAGCATGTCCGCGTCGTGCGGCACGTACTTCTGGCCTTCCGGGGCGTAGATGCCGACAGCCTTCATCACCGATTCAAAGCCAAACGTACGGCCTTCGTCCGGGATGATCGGCACGATCAGCTTGCCGATCTCAGGGTTCTTCAACATGCCGTTCAGCATGTTCACAAAGCCCATCGTTGTTGAGATCGCGCGGCCGTTCGATCCAGCCAGCCAGGTCTTGAAGAAATCAAGCTGTGGGGCCTTGAACGTCGACTCCGGCACTTCGCGCTTGGGCAGGTAGCCGCCTAGTGCTACGCGGCGCTCATGCAGGTACTGAAGAGCCGCGTCGTCAGCAGCAGGACGGTAGAAGTCTGCGTTCTCGGCTGCACCAGCTGGCAAGGGGATGTTGAAACGCTCGACGAAGAGCGCCATGTCCTTGTCGGAAAGCTTCTTCTCGGAGTGGGTGGCGTTGCGGGCCTGTGCGGAGGGCATACCGTAGCCCTTGACCGTGTGCGCCAGGATGACCGTGGGGCCGCCCTTGTGCTCCATCGCACGCTTGTAGGCGTTGTAGATCTTCGAGGGGTCGTGGCCGCCACGGTGCAGGTTTGCCAGTTGCTCGTCGGTCTTATCTTCGACCAGCTTCAGCAACTCCGGGTACTTGCCGAAGAACTCGGCGCGCAGGTACGCACCGTCCTTGGCCTTGAAGCGCTGGAAGTCGCCGTCGACGCACTCTTCCATGCGCTTGAGCAGCAGACCCTGGTGGTCGCGGGCGAAGAGTTCGTCCCAGTCCGATCCCCAGATCACCTTGATGACGTTCCAGTTTGCGCCACGGAAGGTGGCTTCGAGCTCATCAATGATGCGAGCGTTGCCGCGTACCGGGCCGTCGAGGCGCTGCAGGTTGCAGTTGACCACGAAGATCAGGTTGTCGAGCTTCTCGCGAGAACCCAGAGAGATTGCGCCGAGCGTGTCGACCTCGTCGGTCTCGCCGTCGCCCAGATAAGCCCAGATCTTGCGGTCGGTCTTCTCGATCAGGCTGCGGTTCTCAAGGTACTTCATGAAGCGTGCCTGGTAGATCGCGTTCAGCGGGCCGATGCCCATGGAGACGGTGGGGAACTGCCAGAAGTCCTGCATCAGCCACGGGTGCGGGTAGGAGCTAAGGCCCGGCGTGTCGCGCAGTTCGTGGCGGAAGTTCTTCAGACGCTGCTCGTCTAGGCGGCCTTCCAGGAAGGCGCGGGAGTAAACACCCGGCGACGCGTGGCCCTGGAAGTAGACGAAGTCGCCCGGCTGATCGCCGTAGGAGGCGCGGAAGAAGTGGTTGAAGCCAACTTCCAGCAGCGTGCACTGCGACGAGTACGTCGAAATATGGCCGCCAATGCCTGCGTCGTACTTGTTCTGCTTGTGCACCATGGCCATGGCGTTCCAGCGCAGCAGGGCCTCGATACGGTTTTCCTTCTCGCGATCACCCGGGTAGGGCACCTCGTCGTGCTTCGGAATTGTGTTCAGGTACGGTGTGACCACGTCGCCTGTAGCGGGGACACCGGCTTCGCGGGCGCGCGAACGCAGCGTCAGCAGCAGGTCGGCCGCGTGTTCCCAGTCATGTGCCACGACCTCGTCAAACGCTTCAATCCATTCGTGAACTTCGGCGATCAGGTCGTTCTTTACGGCTTCGTCGAGTGCTGCCATGTGTCGGGTGCTCCAATGGGGAGGGTTATGCAAATTCGCACTGCAAGGATAAATGCCGCTTATGACAGTGCGCCAGTCTGGACATCCGATACTCGGTCCCAGGCGTCTTCTTACATAGTATGGACGTACTTTCGCGCACGCCACCAGCTTCGGACCACCGTCTTGTGTATTCCAGCGGCGATCCTCACTTCGGAGACCTCTGGTTACCTGCAAATTTGAAGACAGGGCAGCGTGTTCCTGTCGTCGCGTTTTTCCACGGGGGATGGTGGAAAGCTCAGTACGATCTTGCCTACGCAGGCTTTCTTGCCGATGATTTGCGTCGTCAGGGCATCGCCGTCTGGTCGATCGAATATCGTCGGGTGGGCAATGCTGGTGGTGGTTGGCCGGGAACGTTTCAGGACTGCGCCGCTGGTTTCGACTACCTGAAAACTCTTGCCCAGGCGTACCCGCTCGATCTGGAGCGGGTCGTCGTCAGCGGACACTCCGCGGGAGGGCACCTTGCCTTCTGGATAGCTGGCCGCCATCATCTACCGGAAGGTTCCCCGGTCTATCTGCCACGACCGGCGGTTGGCGTTCACGCTGCTGTTTCGCTTGCCGGGGCCGTCGATCTTCGCCTCACCTGCGACCTCGCCAGCGGGGAGTTTGCGCACGACAAGCGGATGGTCGCCGACCTGATGGGCGGTTTGCCTGCGGAGTATCCTGAACGCTTTGCAGCCGGAAACCCGGGCGATCTTCTTCCCCTCAGCGTGCCGCAGTGGCTTCTGCAGGGCACGCTCGATGACCAGATTCCGCCTGACCTGCCGCGTCGCTGGGCGGAGAACGCTCATCGTGCCCACGACGCTCCGGTCAGCGTTCAGATGCTCGAAGGGGCCGACCACTTTGACGTGGTCGACCCCGAGAGCAAACATTGGCCAGTCGTAGCGGCCACGTTTCGTAAAGCTTGTTTTTCGTAGTTCCGCGAAGGCCTAGGTGGAGTAATCCGCGTTGATCGAGACGTAATCGTGCGTCAGATCGCAGGTCAGGAAGTCGGATGCGCCCTCGCCCTCACCAAAGTCGATGCGGATGGTGAACTCGCGTGCGCTCATCGCCTCGTGGCAACGGGCCTCGTCGTAGCTTGTCGATCGTGTGCCGTACTCAAAGACGGGCAGATCACCGATATGCACGGTCACCTTCGCTGGATCGAACGCCACGCCAGCCTTGCCCGCTGCGGCCAGAATGCGGCCCCAGTTGGGATCGGCCGAACTCCACGCCGTTTTGCAGAGAGGCGAGTTTCCGACAGACTTCGCCAGCGTGCGTGCTTCTTCGTTGCTGCGCATTCCTGTCACGGCGAGGCGCACGACGTGGGTTACGCCTTCGCCGTCGTCCACGATCTGGAACGCTAATGACTTAGTCACCTGCTGCAGCGCCGCGGCAAACTTCTTCGCAACGTCCTCGTCAGCCTCTACGCCACTCTTGCCGCTGGCCAGCAGCAGTACTGTGTCGTTGGTGGAGGTGTCGCCGTCGATGGAGATGGCGTTGTAGCTGTCTTCGACAGCCGGTTCCAGCATCGCCTGAAGGTCCTCCGCACGCACGGCGAGGTCGGTAAAGAGGTAGCTGAGCATGGTCGCGTGCGGCGGCCCCAGCTGCGGGCCGATCATACCCGCGCCCTTCGCGCAGCCCCACAGCCGTACGGTCTTGCCGTCGTGCTCAAAGCTTGCTTCGGCGGTCTTCAGCTTCGTGTCGGTGGTCAGAATCGCTGTTCCGAACGCCTCGGCGTGCTGCTGTGAGCTGCCCAGCGCAGCCTTTGCTGCGGGAACCGCGGCGACCAGCTTTTCCACTGGCAACGGAACGCCGATGATGCCTGTTGAGGAAGGGAAAACCTCATCGAAGACGCAGTCAAAGGCGTTGGCGACGGCGATACAGGTCTTCTGCGCGGCTTCGAGACCGTGGTCGCCGGTGCAGCAGTTCGCGTTGCCTGCGTTCACGATCACGGCGCGAACCTTGCTGCCATTGGCGGCGAGATGCTGGCGTCCAACGATGACAGGCGCGGCGACGACCTGGTTTTTCGTAAACATGACTGCGGCTACGGCCGGTTCATCGGCCACAGCCAGCGCAACATCGGGCTTGCCGGAAGCCTTGATGCCGGCGGTAACGGAGGCCCAGCGGAAGCCGAGCGGAAGTTGTGCGGGGGAAGAAGTGCTCACACGAAGATTTTACTGGTCGCGGCGCCGAATGCGAATCCAGAGCCGTTTCATCTGATATGCAATATCCACCAAAACAAGAAAGGCCAAAAGGGCCGCGCCAATGGCGCCCAGGTTGCTCACCCAGGTTGCTCACCCAGGTTGGCGTAAATCCGCAGCATAGCCAGCCCGGTGGGCAGTTTTGTTGCGCCCGATAGGTCACGGCAAGCTTCCAGAGGAAGGCCTGGCCCAGCAGCAGTCCCGTCAGGATCCAGAGGATGGTGAGCCAGCGACGCATGCCGTAGCGTACACCTGCCATCAAATCCTCTGCTTCTGAGCGGTATACTCACCAGATAACAGCGACGCGGTGAGGGTGGCGGCTGTGGAGGATTCTGACGCATGAGCACAAATGGCAATGGGCACGTACACGTGAACGGAAACGACTACGTCGTTCCGCAGCCGCGTAAGGAATGGATCGTCAACCGCAAGGCCGAAGCGGCTCGGACCGGCGATTGGAACATGAGCCAGATGCACTTCGCGCGCAAGGGCCTGATCACCGAAGAAATGAACTACGTCGCTCACAAGGAGAAGATCTCCGCGGAGCTGATTCGTTCGGAGATCGCCAAGGGCACGATGATCATCCCGGCGAACATCAACCACGTTGAGCTGGAGCCGATGGCGATTGGTGTCGAGTCGCTCTGCAAGATCAATGCGAACATCGGCAACTCGGCGCTGGTGTCGAACGTGGACGAAGAGCTGCGCAAGCTGCACACTGCGGTCCACTTCGGCGCTGATACCGTCATGGATCTCTCCACCGGCGGCGACATCCCGATGATCCGCGAAGCGATCCTGCGCCACTCGCCTGTGCCGATCGGCACGGTGCCGTTGTATGAGGCGCTCTCGCGTGTGAAGCGCGTGGAAGACCTCAACATCGACCTGTACCTCGAAGTGATCGAGGAGCAGGCGCAGCAGGGTGTGGACTACTTCACCATCCACGCTGGCGTGCTGATTCAGTACGTGCCGTTGGTGTCCAAGCGCATCACCGGTATCGTCAGCCGTGGCGGCGCCATCCTGGCGCAGTGGATGACTTCGAACCACAAGCAGAACTTCCTGTACGAGAACTTCGACCGCATTACGAAGATCATGGCGAAGTACGACGTCAGCTACTCGCTCGGCGACGGCCTCCGTCCCGGCTCTGTGGCCGATGCTTCTGACGAAGCGCAGTTTGCTGAGCTGAAGACGCTCGGCGAACTCACCCGCCAGGCGTGGAAGGACGATGTGCAGGTCATGATCGAAGGCCCCGGCCACGTGCCGATGGACAAGATCAAGGAGCAGGTCGACAAGGAAGTCGAGCTCTGCGACGGTGCACCGTTCTACGTTCTTGGCCCGCTGGTCACGGACATCGCTCCGGGCTACGACCACATCACCTCGGCGATCGGCGCGGCGATGATCGGCTGGCACGGCGCGGCGATGCTCTGCTACGTCACTCCGAAGGAGCACCTCGGCCTGCCGAACGAGAAGGACGTGAAGGACGGCATCATCGCGTACAAGATCGCTGCGCACGCGGCGGACATTGCACGCCATCGTCCTGGCGCTCGCGACCGCGACGACGCCATCTCGCACGCACGTTATACCTTCGATTGGGACGCACAGTTTGCGCTCTCGCTCGATCCGGATACGGCGCGCGGTATGCACGATGAGACGCTGCCGGATGACTACTACAAGGAAGCGGCGTTCTGCTCCATGTGTGGCCCGAAGTTCTGCTCGATGAACTGGTCGTCGAAGGTCGACAAGTACAACGAAGAAGTTCATGGTTTGAAGAAGCCGGAGCTTACGCAGATCATGAACGCGCAGTTGGCCGCTCGCTAACTCGCTACAAGTACAAAAGAAGGCCCGCGATCATCGCGGGCCTTCTTTTGCGTTCGAGGGAGAGTTGCTTCCTATAAGGCGACAGCCGCTGTGGCCGCTCATGGTGAACTTTGCGTCGAAGCTTTCTGCCAACTGGGTAGAGATGTGCCTGGGCAAAGGAGCGCCTCGACGCAACGAGCGCGAAGGCCGCCACGGGAGCGCAAAGGGATTGGAGGCTGCTGTGGGTAGTGATGAAAACAAAGAGGCGTGGCCGGAGCCACACCTTTTTGCTTTGTAGTTCAGGCTTACTTTGCCGCAGCTTCGAGGATCCCCGCTGACTTGTTCAGCGCAGCCGCCAGCTCGTCCATCTGAGCTTGCGTCCGTGCTGCGTCGTCGGCGTCGATGCCTTCGGTCACGCCCGGGATCACCACCGCTGCGTAGCCGGTGAACTCACCCGGTGCGTAGATCAGGTGGCGATAGAACGAACGTCTCGGCAGACCGGTATCGCTCAGCAGGGCACTCTCCGCATCGCGCAGATCAGCATTCAGCTTCGGTGTTGTCTTTGCCGAGTCCGTCTGCACCGTGTAGACCGTCTCTCCAGCCCTGGCGAAACGTTCTGCGGCTTCGTCCAGGGCGGTCCAGTTCAGCTTCATGCCGGTCTTGTCTGCTCGGTGCTTCTGCGCGTTCACGTAACCCTTTACGTCCTTGCCGTAGAGGCGATAGTCGTAGGGCAGTACGTCGGC carries:
- a CDS encoding UDP-glucose/GDP-mannose dehydrogenase family protein produces the protein MSTPIQIAVVGSGYVGLVAAVCFAEMGHNVVCVDNDQRKVDALRGGDTLIHEEHLPGLLRRHGNKGVTFTTDLAEATQNAAAIFIAVGTPQSETGDADLSYVEAVASEIARHMNSYKVIVEKSTVPVYTNEWIRRVIERNGVPREMFDVVSNPEFLREGTAVEDFLHPDRIVVGADSERAAAVLGSIYAPLTDGSYYKAAEPIPGVCSQESPAPILFTSTKSAEIIKHASNAFLALKISFINAVSNLCEAADANVEQVAHGIGLDSRIGPKFLRPGIGYGGSCFPKDVAAFRSVADQMGVDFSLLTEVERINVSQKKRFLAKVRSALWTLRGKRLGVLGLAFKGETDDIRESPAIDLCEMLLSEGCQIVAYDPAAMDRAKEELKPSAQMSYVGSIQEAATDADALLILTDWSEFKTVDLDMLQKSLRYPIVIDGRNLFEPRTMAEAGFTYLSVGRPAANPFRERTKA
- a CDS encoding SDR family oxidoreductase, with the protein product MSQPLILVTGAAGFLGSHLCDVLLAEGNDVLGVDNLATGSLANLEHVKNEARFRFEQADICQPFDYGHVDYVFNLASPASPVDYMRLGIETLQVGSAGTINTLEVAKKYGAGYLHASTSECYGDPEVHPQVESYWGNVNPIGPRSVYDEAKRFSEAAVTAYNRYHNVNTHLVRIFNTYGPRLQANDGRVISNFMMQALRGVPLTIYGDGKQTRSFCYVSDLVAGIVALSKSAEHLPTNIGNPGEFTMIECAQEVLALTGSKSELTFQPLPQDDPKQRKPDITKAKSLLGWEPKVPLREGLAKSLDYFKACVAREADAK
- a CDS encoding capsule assembly Wzi family protein, with product MSAFGHSLRRYARLCAFSGLPFVAATLAAAQAPATPPAPPVASVPTSSTTKEVPAPYLPGYASPKGQPVQNDVQQAPAQAAVPQPIPASTVPSVAPYAPLPPTTEDHLGSAYIPVDSPVYPMAMRLYSLGYLDTAFLAMRPWTRRSLLHMLQLTEPKVMSEQNEQAIEILAKLKEYLADEADRQENWGATYGVDKFYTRLSGINGLTLRDSYHLGQSQYNDYGRPYGEGFNNVTGFSTTNEWWRFSLHVRGEYQHAPSIPGYSYAVASQLSCNDYVTGCPMPATYVQDTIPYGNTGSQNNFRLQEAAISFHAAGHEISFGKTDAWMGPGYGGAMAWSNNAENIYSFRINRVEPMYIPLIKHVLGPLRYDFFVGSLKGHTSPNDPWVHAEMFEFQPSSNFQFGFERTVIWGGKGHSPITIHTFLKSFFDINDTTSAEKYSRNDPGARYSTFNFSYRLPFLRHSMTLYVDTIAHDDVTPISAPRRAAYRPGIYLSHVPGIPRLDLRVEATSTDTSTLRSQGGQFNYYEIVQLQGYTNKGFIMGDWVGREAKGGQAWLTYHLSGNEWVQMMYMTKQAPKDFISGGVTQSQIKGEVVKRLGHNLELDGWVQYERWKAPVYQSTNPGAAIPYTGTALYKPNQQNNFIVAAQFTWYPKLRKTGMDGKLR
- a CDS encoding thiamine pyrophosphate-dependent enzyme; translation: MAENPLLPHRKLQELFTILSRARVLEKKQRTPFGREAVLAATTIHLEAGDYLSSPLSDKPAELLGPARKSPASYADEATRLPLAAATARGLQLTGDRIALAYTTAGEKAQGWEDALTIAQTERLPFVLCVVDATAGRGKAASKALTWPALETLCRKLQMPILTVDGDDAVAMYRAMQEATLRGRTTLGPCVIWAVVTPAATKLTPSQTPLGRLKRYLAARNISRPQ
- the aceE gene encoding pyruvate dehydrogenase (acetyl-transferring), homodimeric type; translated protein: MAALDEAVKNDLIAEVHEWIEAFDEVVAHDWEHAADLLLTLRSRAREAGVPATGDVVTPYLNTIPKHDEVPYPGDREKENRIEALLRWNAMAMVHKQNKYDAGIGGHISTYSSQCTLLEVGFNHFFRASYGDQPGDFVYFQGHASPGVYSRAFLEGRLDEQRLKNFRHELRDTPGLSSYPHPWLMQDFWQFPTVSMGIGPLNAIYQARFMKYLENRSLIEKTDRKIWAYLGDGETDEVDTLGAISLGSREKLDNLIFVVNCNLQRLDGPVRGNARIIDELEATFRGANWNVIKVIWGSDWDELFARDHQGLLLKRMEECVDGDFQRFKAKDGAYLRAEFFGKYPELLKLVEDKTDEQLANLHRGGHDPSKIYNAYKRAMEHKGGPTVILAHTVKGYGMPSAQARNATHSEKKLSDKDMALFVERFNIPLPAGAAENADFYRPAADDAALQYLHERRVALGGYLPKREVPESTFKAPQLDFFKTWLAGSNGRAISTTMGFVNMLNGMLKNPEIGKLIVPIIPDEGRTFGFESVMKAVGIYAPEGQKYVPHDADMLLGYNEKKNGQILEEGITEAGSMASFTAAGTAYTNYKIPMVPFYLYYSMFGFQRIGDMAWAFADSRGKGFLMGGTAGRTTMLGEGLQHQDGHSHVLAGTIPTCVTYDPAYVYELAVIVQDGMKRMYENSENCFFYITMYNEDYINPAMPEDADGKLREGILRGIYKFKAADKPAQMQLFGAGPILNEVLKAQEILAEKYGIAADVWSVTSYNELRRNALDTERWNRLHPAAAEKKPYIVEALGEAKGPIVAASDYMKSMPDGLAPWLGSRLVTLGTDGFGRSDNRENLRRHFEVDAPSIVAASLSKLVREGVVKPKVAEKAFAELNINTEWSGAAKA
- a CDS encoding alpha/beta hydrolase, producing MDVLSRTPPASDHRLVYSSGDPHFGDLWLPANLKTGQRVPVVAFFHGGWWKAQYDLAYAGFLADDLRRQGIAVWSIEYRRVGNAGGGWPGTFQDCAAGFDYLKTLAQAYPLDLERVVVSGHSAGGHLAFWIAGRHHLPEGSPVYLPRPAVGVHAAVSLAGAVDLRLTCDLASGEFAHDKRMVADLMGGLPAEYPERFAAGNPGDLLPLSVPQWLLQGTLDDQIPPDLPRRWAENAHRAHDAPVSVQMLEGADHFDVVDPESKHWPVVAATFRKACFS